A part of Paenibacillus donghaensis genomic DNA contains:
- a CDS encoding FeoB small GTPase domain-containing protein, with protein sequence MSEYTVAFAGNPNTGKSTLFNLLTGMRQHTGNWAGKTVITAEGEFTHKEHVYRAIDLPGTYSLYSNSADEEAARDYIIFEQPDVTLVVLDATSLERNLNLALQVLEITGQAVVCINLIDEAQKLGIDINLRKIGKRLGVPVVAISARNKVGIEALLDQVERVATGSFSAPPMRITYNEEIERGIAELLPLVEQTVGSKYPARWIALRLLDGDDSLMASLKENLNRHTPALKKEVTSHGIPACH encoded by the coding sequence ATGAGTGAGTATACTGTAGCTTTTGCAGGCAATCCCAACACGGGAAAAAGCACACTGTTCAACCTCCTGACCGGCATGCGCCAGCACACGGGGAACTGGGCCGGCAAGACCGTCATCACCGCCGAAGGAGAGTTCACCCACAAGGAGCATGTTTACCGCGCCATCGATCTTCCCGGAACGTATTCATTGTATTCCAACTCTGCGGATGAGGAAGCGGCGCGGGATTATATTATTTTTGAGCAGCCAGATGTTACGCTGGTGGTACTGGATGCAACGTCGCTGGAACGCAACCTCAATCTTGCCTTGCAGGTGCTGGAGATTACCGGTCAGGCCGTGGTCTGCATCAATCTGATTGATGAGGCCCAGAAGCTTGGCATCGATATTAATCTGAGAAAAATCGGCAAACGCCTCGGTGTTCCCGTAGTCGCCATCAGCGCCCGCAACAAGGTCGGCATCGAAGCACTGCTGGATCAGGTGGAACGTGTCGCCACAGGCAGCTTCTCCGCTCCGCCGATGCGGATTACCTACAATGAAGAGATTGAACGGGGAATCGCCGAGCTGCTGCCCCTGGTGGAGCAGACTGTCGGCTCGAAATATCCGGCTCGCTGGATTGCACTGCGGCTGCTGGACGGGGATGACAGCCTGATGGCCTCGCTCAAAGAGAACTTAAACCGCCACACCCCAGCCCTGAAAAAGGAGGTTACCAGCCATGGAATCCCCGCATGTCATTAA
- a CDS encoding SRPBCC domain-containing protein, whose product MKDLVYEFYFNATPEQVWEGLFSPESVQQIYYGCSIRSTFQEGDLLEYIGPGAEGEQTVHVYGTLLKYIPHQTLIFTHKVGPSYLKGGQDYESRISWLLEPSGGCTKLTLIHDQWHPDDPSYAASESAWWAILSNTKTLVETGRTLTF is encoded by the coding sequence ATGAAAGATCTGGTATATGAGTTCTATTTTAACGCTACACCCGAGCAGGTATGGGAAGGTCTGTTTTCTCCGGAGAGTGTACAGCAAATCTATTACGGCTGCAGCATTCGCTCCACCTTCCAAGAAGGGGATCTGCTGGAATACATCGGTCCCGGTGCGGAAGGCGAGCAAACCGTTCATGTGTACGGAACCTTGTTGAAGTATATCCCGCACCAGACGCTGATCTTCACGCATAAGGTCGGCCCTTCGTATCTTAAAGGTGGACAAGACTACGAATCACGCATTTCCTGGCTGCTGGAGCCGTCCGGCGGCTGTACCAAGCTTACGCTGATTCATGACCAGTGGCATCCTGACGATCCCTCCTATGCAGCCAGCGAAAGCGCTTGGTGGGCTATCCTCAGCAACACCAAAACGCTGGTAGAAACCGGCCGCACACTTACATTCTGA
- a CDS encoding pyruvate, water dikinase regulatory protein has product MLQSPHLITICSDSIGDTAEAVVQAVIHQFQNQRVTIRRHGNVRTEDELRKLMEEAAQHQGFVAYTLVQPELREMMREEAVRLDLRVVDIMGPMMQAFIDTFDDAPQSRPGLLHQLDEDYFRRIEAIEFTVACDDGRDLGAMLKADIVLLGMSRTSKTPLSIFLAHRGKKVVNYPIVPEIGPPQELLSLPPNRLIGLTMEPEHMLKIRSERLKMLGLPVGSQYASLERITEEMEYAAVLFSKLGCPVIDITDKAIEETAGVIMGYI; this is encoded by the coding sequence ATGTTGCAATCTCCACATTTGATCACGATATGCTCGGATTCAATCGGCGATACGGCGGAGGCGGTCGTGCAGGCCGTAATCCACCAGTTTCAGAACCAGCGTGTCACGATTCGAAGACACGGCAATGTAAGAACTGAAGATGAGCTTCGCAAGCTGATGGAGGAAGCCGCCCAGCATCAGGGGTTCGTCGCCTATACCCTGGTGCAGCCGGAGCTGAGGGAGATGATGCGTGAAGAGGCGGTCCGCCTCGATCTGCGGGTCGTCGATATCATGGGCCCGATGATGCAGGCCTTCATCGACACCTTTGACGACGCGCCCCAGTCCCGGCCCGGCCTGCTGCATCAGCTGGACGAGGATTATTTCCGCCGGATCGAGGCGATTGAATTCACTGTCGCCTGTGATGACGGGCGCGATCTGGGTGCCATGCTGAAGGCCGATATCGTACTGCTGGGCATGTCCCGCACCTCGAAGACACCGCTCAGCATCTTCCTGGCCCATCGTGGCAAGAAGGTGGTTAATTATCCGATTGTACCGGAGATTGGCCCACCCCAGGAATTGCTGAGCCTTCCGCCCAACCGGCTGATAGGACTGACCATGGAGCCGGAGCATATGCTGAAGATCCGCTCCGAACGCCTGAAGATGCTTGGTCTTCCGGTGGGCTCGCAATATGCCAGCCTGGAGCGGATCACCGAAGAAATGGAATACGCGGCCGTGCTTTTTAGCAAGCTGGGCTGCCCTGTCATTGATATTACGGACAAAGCTATAGAGGAAACCGCTGGCGTTATTATGGGTTATATCTGA
- a CDS encoding ABC transporter ATP-binding protein, with protein MKILEVKSLNKVYPGKVTTQALSDIHLSIESGEFVGIMGPSGSGKTTLLNMVSTIDQPSSGEVKISGSNPYLLSKKELAYFRRRQLGFVFQDFNLLETLTVAENIVLPLTLDSRKLAEMDALLQKVTGQLGITDILGKRTYEISGGQRQRTAIARAIITSPALLLADEPTGSLDSNSSRAVMESLEKINREEGTTLLLVTHDPLAASYCNRIVFIKDGKLAAEIHRGDNRQAFFQKIIDTLSFWGGNSHELSSIRV; from the coding sequence TTGAAGATTCTCGAAGTGAAATCACTGAATAAGGTCTATCCCGGCAAAGTAACCACCCAGGCTCTTTCTGATATCCATCTCAGCATCGAGAGCGGCGAATTCGTTGGCATTATGGGCCCTTCGGGCAGCGGCAAAACGACCTTGCTCAACATGGTGTCCACGATTGACCAGCCCTCGTCGGGCGAAGTAAAGATAAGTGGCAGCAACCCCTATCTGCTCAGCAAAAAGGAACTAGCCTATTTCCGGCGCAGACAGCTAGGTTTCGTATTCCAGGATTTCAATCTGCTGGAGACGCTGACTGTTGCCGAGAATATCGTGCTGCCGCTGACTCTTGACAGCCGCAAGCTGGCTGAGATGGACGCACTGCTGCAGAAGGTGACCGGGCAACTCGGCATCACGGATATCCTTGGCAAACGAACCTATGAAATCTCCGGCGGCCAACGCCAGCGGACGGCCATCGCCCGCGCCATCATCACTTCACCGGCGCTGCTGCTGGCCGATGAGCCAACCGGCTCGCTGGATTCCAACTCCTCCCGTGCCGTAATGGAATCGCTTGAGAAGATCAACCGTGAGGAAGGCACGACGCTGCTGCTGGTCACCCATGATCCGCTGGCTGCGAGCTATTGCAACCGGATCGTCTTTATCAAGGACGGCAAGCTTGCTGCCGAGATTCACCGCGGCGACAACCGCCAGGCGTTCTTCCAGAAGATTATCGACACCTTATCCTTTTGGGGAGGGAACAGTCATGAGCTTTCCTCAATTCGCGTTTAA
- a CDS encoding helix-turn-helix transcriptional regulator codes for MAKADYMLSILWMLKQQRTTAAELADRLEISVRSVYRYIDALCASGVPVIADAGPGGGYSLPASFVDTPLFFDIGEQRALVQASAFARGSGYPYEAELDRAVAKLNRYNNNVQLEQLERHEGGMETLQVPAAATALEPLLQELELCSAERLTLQMEYRKGNGVEASSRHINPYGLVLWKGQWYLAAFCQRRQEIRSFRVDRIAGLMRSGEFFVRPEGFSAREFLLQSLLPGRNTEAPLLAVTIASGESILNDLCSHWMFGHTLVERTAGQAVFRMDESSLMTYAAYFLLPYGTSLQIIAPAALKQRLAEIAAGLAAHYGA; via the coding sequence ATGGCCAAAGCCGATTACATGTTATCCATCCTCTGGATGCTGAAGCAGCAGAGAACCACAGCCGCAGAGCTGGCGGACAGGCTGGAGATCAGCGTGCGCTCGGTGTACCGCTACATTGATGCGCTGTGTGCAAGCGGCGTGCCTGTCATTGCCGATGCCGGACCGGGCGGCGGGTACAGCCTGCCCGCGTCTTTTGTGGATACCCCGCTGTTCTTCGACATCGGGGAGCAGCGGGCGCTGGTGCAGGCCTCCGCTTTTGCCAGGGGAAGCGGCTACCCCTATGAGGCTGAGCTGGACCGCGCGGTTGCCAAGCTGAATCGCTATAACAACAACGTGCAGCTGGAGCAGCTGGAGCGCCATGAGGGCGGGATGGAGACGCTGCAGGTTCCGGCAGCTGCAACAGCGCTGGAGCCGCTGCTGCAGGAGCTGGAGCTGTGCTCGGCGGAGAGGCTTACCCTGCAGATGGAATACCGCAAAGGCAACGGGGTTGAAGCTTCTTCACGCCACATTAACCCCTACGGTTTGGTGCTGTGGAAGGGCCAGTGGTATCTGGCGGCCTTCTGCCAACGGCGGCAGGAGATCCGCAGCTTCCGGGTGGACAGGATTGCCGGGCTGATGCGAAGCGGGGAATTCTTCGTGCGGCCCGAAGGATTCTCGGCGCGCGAGTTTCTGCTGCAGAGCCTGCTGCCTGGCCGGAATACGGAAGCGCCGCTACTTGCCGTAACCATCGCCTCAGGCGAAAGCATCCTGAATGACCTCTGCAGCCACTGGATGTTTGGGCATACGCTGGTGGAGCGGACGGCTGGACAAGCGGTTTTTAGGATGGATGAATCATCATTAATGACTTATGCCGCTTACTTTCTGCTTCCCTACGGGACATCCCTGCAGATTATAGCGCCTGCAGCGCTGAAGCAGCGGCTGGCGGAGATCGCGGCCGGACTGGCCGCTCATTATGGGGCATGA
- a CDS encoding DMT family transporter, translating into MILLAYSLVCLIFGTTFLAIKIGVDAGAPPFFSAGLRFLAAGTILLLYMVWKGRASFKLLLRKEMLLTGATLTFGTFSTLYWAEQYVSSGLAAVLSATGPIMILLLQTAILRQKASRLSIYGCMIGLVGVLLLVLPGLAVDVSPLWVIGCAVVLVGECCYAVGAVYSKKVSTRMSEVSPIALNAAQMIYGGTLLLLLSLTTEKVHPEFLLSFEGASSLLYLTVVGSMVGHSLFYWLVARTNPVFPSTWLYISPPIAVGVGFLLYKEEISWMTLLGVFTIITGTVLVNGRALVQMLFKAKLNTSVVKKSNI; encoded by the coding sequence ATGATTTTATTGGCGTATTCACTGGTTTGTCTGATCTTCGGCACCACCTTTCTGGCGATCAAAATTGGAGTAGACGCAGGCGCGCCTCCTTTCTTCTCGGCGGGATTGCGGTTTCTGGCGGCGGGAACGATTCTGCTGCTCTATATGGTTTGGAAAGGCCGGGCCAGCTTCAAACTCCTGCTCCGCAAGGAAATGCTACTCACCGGGGCCACGCTGACCTTCGGCACCTTCTCGACACTCTATTGGGCGGAACAATATGTATCTTCCGGACTTGCTGCGGTGCTGTCGGCTACCGGCCCGATTATGATTCTGCTGCTGCAGACCGCCATTCTCCGCCAAAAAGCTTCCAGACTGTCCATCTATGGCTGTATGATCGGCCTTGTCGGGGTGCTGCTGCTGGTGCTGCCGGGTCTTGCTGTTGACGTCTCGCCGCTATGGGTGATCGGCTGTGCTGTCGTCCTGGTCGGGGAATGCTGTTATGCCGTAGGCGCGGTTTATTCCAAAAAAGTAAGCACCCGCATGTCCGAAGTTTCTCCCATCGCACTGAATGCGGCTCAAATGATCTACGGCGGCACCTTACTGCTGCTTCTGTCGCTGACTACCGAGAAGGTGCATCCCGAATTTCTGCTCTCGTTCGAAGGCGCCAGCTCGCTGCTCTACCTTACTGTAGTGGGCTCTATGGTCGGCCACAGCTTGTTCTATTGGCTGGTTGCACGGACGAATCCGGTGTTCCCCTCTACCTGGCTGTACATTTCCCCCCCGATCGCCGTCGGCGTAGGATTCCTGCTCTACAAGGAGGAGATCTCCTGGATGACGCTGCTTGGCGTGTTCACCATCATCACCGGAACGGTGCTGGTGAATGGCCGGGCGCTGGTGCAAATGCTTTTTAAAGCGAAGTTAAACACATCCGTTGTAAAAAAATCTAATATATGA
- a CDS encoding PLP-dependent aminotransferase family protein — MAKSARDSGSARSAQGQPLFRQVMKFMLNRIERGEWKAHEKLPSIRLLAEETAVHRLTVFKAYRQLVEEGKLYVRDKAGYYVAPQGGLSARKEETAAGTAALYSLTNALSDIQRMQVEYQFSQALIDPGLLPNLFLSDYVKKVFDLYPKVMGTYSTVQGDPELRETLSQHFRTHHRLQLSADELLITSGAQQAINLISGMLLGPLDTVLVERPTYSVAMDIFRREGARLVPVEITPQGYDLAEVEALMRKHKPRFFYLNPTHHNPTGYTVPAEQRKLLVELAERYRCLLVEDDPFRDMYFGAEPPPPCFAYDTEGWVIYISSFSKYVAPGLRICAVACRHPFMERLITAKSLADNGTPLLNQKIFLHYYTSPRLQQHLVKLRIALQVHKEIAEEVLSAAGWTWTAPQGGLNLWVKLPEDIPVDVLFARCMAESIAFVPGEILDPRGEMKSWLRLSYSFASETVLREGMQRLTALAGSLGASR; from the coding sequence ATGGCAAAATCAGCGAGAGACTCAGGTTCGGCACGGTCAGCGCAGGGACAGCCGTTGTTCAGGCAGGTAATGAAATTTATGCTGAACCGGATAGAGCGGGGCGAATGGAAGGCGCATGAGAAGCTGCCCTCCATCCGGCTGCTGGCGGAAGAAACCGCGGTGCATCGGCTTACTGTGTTCAAGGCTTACCGGCAGCTGGTCGAGGAAGGCAAGCTTTATGTGCGTGATAAAGCAGGCTATTATGTCGCCCCGCAAGGGGGGCTATCCGCACGGAAGGAGGAGACTGCGGCGGGTACAGCCGCCTTGTATTCGCTGACCAATGCGCTTTCGGATATCCAGCGGATGCAGGTAGAATATCAGTTCTCGCAAGCGCTGATTGATCCGGGACTGCTGCCCAATCTGTTTTTGTCTGACTATGTCAAAAAAGTCTTCGATCTCTACCCGAAGGTCATGGGCACCTATTCGACGGTACAGGGTGACCCGGAGCTGCGGGAGACGTTAAGCCAGCATTTCCGTACCCATCACCGGCTGCAGCTGTCTGCGGACGAGCTGCTGATTACTTCCGGCGCACAGCAGGCGATTAACTTGATCTCCGGGATGCTGTTGGGTCCGTTGGATACGGTGCTGGTGGAGCGGCCTACTTATAGTGTGGCTATGGATATTTTTCGCCGGGAGGGGGCTCGGCTGGTGCCGGTCGAGATCACCCCGCAGGGGTATGATCTGGCGGAGGTTGAGGCGCTGATGAGGAAGCACAAGCCGCGCTTCTTCTATCTCAATCCCACGCACCATAATCCAACAGGCTACACCGTGCCTGCCGAGCAGCGGAAGCTGCTGGTCGAGCTGGCCGAGCGCTACCGCTGTCTGCTGGTGGAGGATGACCCGTTCCGCGATATGTATTTCGGGGCTGAGCCTCCGCCGCCTTGTTTCGCATATGATACGGAGGGTTGGGTCATCTATATCAGCAGCTTCAGCAAATATGTCGCTCCGGGGCTGCGCATCTGCGCGGTAGCCTGCCGTCATCCGTTCATGGAGCGGCTGATTACGGCCAAGTCGCTGGCGGACAACGGCACTCCGCTGCTGAATCAGAAAATCTTCCTGCATTACTACACCTCGCCCCGCCTGCAGCAGCATCTGGTGAAGCTGCGGATTGCGCTTCAGGTGCATAAGGAGATTGCGGAGGAGGTGCTGTCTGCTGCCGGATGGACCTGGACCGCCCCGCAGGGTGGGCTGAATCTGTGGGTCAAGCTGCCGGAGGACATACCGGTGGATGTGCTGTTTGCGCGTTGTATGGCGGAGTCGATCGCTTTTGTGCCCGGCGAGATTCTAGATCCGCGCGGCGAGATGAAATCCTGGCTGCGTCTCAGTTATTCATTCGCCAGCGAAACGGTGCTGCGCGAGGGCATGCAGCGGCTGACAGCGCTAGCCGGGTCGCTGGGGGCGTCGAGGTGA
- a CDS encoding helix-turn-helix transcriptional regulator encodes MQIIDIVKKRAPITGEQIAESLQLSRPTIRSDLSVLVMLDYIDAKPKVGYFLGTKAKPRLSGGKLLQETKVKDIQSLPIIIRETTTVQDAVVTLFLQDVGTLIICDGDGKLAGVASRKDFLKVTLGNPGAVTIPVSMVMTRQPKVVTVSPEEPVLEAAHKMIFHEVDSLPVVVSGGDGENGVKLDVVGRLTKTSIIKLLLEIEANG; translated from the coding sequence ATGCAAATCATTGATATTGTCAAAAAAAGAGCACCCATTACCGGCGAGCAGATCGCCGAAAGCCTGCAGCTCAGCCGGCCAACGATCCGCTCCGACCTCTCCGTTCTGGTCATGCTCGATTATATTGACGCCAAGCCCAAGGTAGGTTATTTCCTTGGCACTAAGGCTAAACCGCGCCTCTCGGGCGGTAAGCTGCTGCAGGAGACAAAGGTCAAGGATATCCAGAGCCTGCCGATTATTATCCGGGAAACCACTACGGTTCAGGATGCGGTAGTCACACTGTTCCTCCAGGATGTCGGCACGCTGATTATCTGCGACGGAGACGGGAAGCTGGCCGGAGTAGCCTCTCGCAAGGATTTTCTGAAGGTAACGCTGGGCAATCCGGGTGCCGTCACGATCCCGGTAAGTATGGTGATGACCCGCCAGCCCAAGGTAGTGACCGTCTCCCCCGAGGAGCCGGTGCTGGAGGCGGCACATAAGATGATTTTTCATGAGGTGGACAGCTTGCCCGTTGTTGTGTCCGGCGGGGATGGGGAGAACGGCGTCAAGCTGGATGTGGTCGGGCGCCTGACCAAGACCTCCATCATTAAACTGCTCCTCGAAATTGAAGCCAATGGATAA
- a CDS encoding FeoA family protein — protein sequence MAGTGIPLSEAKNGSTLRISGIEVQGVLRRRLLDLGFVVGNVVEVLRRSPLGDPTAFRISNTTIALRREESSLIYGDLIGGAET from the coding sequence ATGGCTGGAACAGGTATTCCCTTATCGGAAGCCAAGAACGGCAGCACTTTACGGATTAGCGGCATCGAAGTACAGGGTGTGCTCAGAAGAAGACTGCTGGATCTGGGTTTTGTGGTCGGCAATGTAGTGGAGGTGCTGCGGCGCAGTCCGCTGGGAGATCCAACCGCTTTTCGGATCAGCAACACAACGATCGCCCTGCGCAGAGAAGAAAGCTCGCTGATTTATGGAGATTTAATCGGAGGTGCGGAGACATGA
- a CDS encoding FtsX-like permease family protein, with translation MSFPQFAFNNVRRNGRAYTAFFLSSAFMVMIFFSYSVFIFHPEVAGAEMGRNSATGMKVASYIVFVFAFFFVLYSISAFLKLRNLEFGILMILGARPGQINRLILLENMFIGLLSILTGMGFGMLLAKLFLLLSTHVIGIERLPFYWPFKAMWITSLSFVALFLVSSFFTLLFIRKNKVLDLLKGNQKPKTEPKVSWLLSLLGIALLTTGAVALQQKLSPGVIVIAAVTGIAGTYFFYSQLSVLGIRLLKKNRKRLWRGTHLLWVSEMSYKVKDNARMLFLVTVVTSLACMATGILLSVNQENRKVYQDTPFAIYYTVYKPKLAEPDLKTLRTKLDNAHIQYTENVLKVVGASIDQHNNGRNDYVDVISVSQYNALAPQMGVAPLEGLAENEAAMLYVQQSRSGSYTTGETINLINNSKVPLQLKQVQEGIRIAGQYSTTLLIIEDSTLKKLFPDDAEARNITTRYLYNIPAWDGPPPEADSFQATFSKELYDWSIEQNRTDNQYYGSLTARADNYIASKQGFAMLSFIGTFIALIFSLSSASFLYFKLHTELNADMKMYHALSKIGLSRQEMSASATRQIAVLFYIPIVVATLQTLIVVRSLVVVINITDVTVPVLITAASFLAVQTVYFLVVRSRYVHSLNRMMV, from the coding sequence ATGAGCTTTCCTCAATTCGCGTTTAACAATGTGCGCCGCAACGGGCGGGCGTATACGGCTTTTTTCCTTAGCAGCGCCTTTATGGTGATGATTTTCTTCTCTTATTCCGTCTTTATCTTTCATCCGGAGGTTGCCGGTGCAGAGATGGGGCGCAACTCGGCGACAGGCATGAAGGTGGCTTCTTATATCGTCTTCGTGTTCGCTTTCTTCTTCGTGCTCTATTCCATCAGCGCCTTTTTGAAGCTGCGTAATCTGGAATTCGGCATCCTGATGATTCTGGGCGCGCGTCCGGGCCAGATCAACCGGCTGATCCTGCTGGAGAATATGTTCATCGGCCTCTTGTCCATCCTGACCGGAATGGGCTTCGGGATGCTGCTGGCCAAGCTGTTCCTGCTGCTCAGCACGCACGTGATCGGGATTGAACGACTGCCCTTCTATTGGCCGTTTAAGGCCATGTGGATCACTTCACTTTCTTTTGTCGCCTTGTTCCTGGTCAGCTCCTTCTTTACGCTGCTGTTCATCCGCAAGAACAAGGTGCTGGATCTGCTGAAGGGAAATCAGAAGCCTAAGACAGAACCGAAGGTCTCCTGGCTGCTGTCGCTGCTGGGTATAGCCCTGCTGACTACCGGAGCAGTGGCTCTGCAGCAGAAATTATCACCGGGCGTTATTGTGATCGCTGCCGTTACAGGGATTGCCGGCACTTATTTTTTCTACTCCCAGCTGTCTGTGCTTGGCATCCGCCTGCTGAAGAAGAACCGCAAACGGCTGTGGCGTGGCACCCATCTGCTATGGGTCTCGGAGATGAGCTACAAGGTCAAGGATAATGCCCGCATGCTGTTCCTGGTCACTGTCGTCACCTCGCTGGCCTGTATGGCTACCGGCATCTTGCTGTCGGTCAACCAGGAGAACCGTAAGGTGTATCAGGATACCCCCTTTGCCATCTATTACACGGTCTATAAACCGAAGCTGGCTGAACCGGATCTGAAGACGCTCCGTACTAAACTGGACAATGCCCATATCCAATATACGGAGAATGTGCTTAAGGTAGTAGGCGCCTCTATCGACCAGCATAACAATGGCAGAAACGACTATGTTGATGTGATCTCGGTATCACAATATAATGCGCTCGCACCACAGATGGGCGTTGCTCCGCTTGAAGGCTTGGCTGAGAATGAAGCTGCAATGCTGTATGTCCAGCAGAGCAGGAGCGGAAGCTACACGACCGGAGAGACGATCAACCTGATAAATAATAGCAAGGTTCCCTTACAACTGAAGCAGGTTCAGGAGGGTATCCGTATTGCAGGACAATACAGCACCACACTGCTGATCATTGAGGATAGTACACTGAAGAAGCTATTTCCGGATGATGCTGAGGCAAGAAATATTACCACCCGATATCTCTATAACATCCCGGCATGGGATGGCCCTCCCCCTGAAGCGGACTCCTTCCAGGCAACGTTCTCCAAGGAGCTGTATGACTGGAGTATCGAACAGAACCGGACGGACAACCAATATTACGGCAGTCTGACTGCACGGGCGGACAACTACATCGCATCCAAACAGGGCTTCGCCATGCTCAGCTTCATTGGAACCTTCATTGCCCTGATCTTCTCGCTCTCCTCCGCCAGTTTCCTGTACTTCAAGCTGCATACGGAGCTGAACGCGGATATGAAAATGTACCATGCCTTGTCCAAGATCGGACTCAGCAGACAGGAGATGTCGGCCTCTGCCACCCGCCAGATTGCCGTGCTGTTCTATATACCAATAGTGGTCGCTACCCTCCAGACACTGATAGTTGTGCGCTCCCTGGTGGTTGTGATCAATATTACAGATGTGACCGTCCCTGTTCTGATTACAGCTGCCTCCTTCCTGGCGGTGCAGACGGTATATTTCCTGGTGGTCCGATCGCGTTATGTTCACAGTCTGAATCGAATGATGGTTTAA
- a CDS encoding nucleoside recognition domain-containing protein — translation MESPHVIKGPESLESLLATARKLADGGAVRDEIVSGIYSVSAGICGEAVSYQDRKRLNSTFKLDNIVTSKLWGFPIMLAILGVVFWITIAGANYPSGWLASFFGWLEGYLTAGFEAVHAPAWLHGVLVLGLYRGTSWVISVMLPPMMIFFPVFALLENFGYLPRVAFNMDRLFKKSGGHGKQALTMSMGFGCNAAAILSTRIIESPRERMLAILTNNFVPCNGRWPTLILLSSLFMAGAATTGALRTLATASVLMGLVLIGIMVTLTVSWVMSKTALRGVPTHYTLELPPYRRPQIWKTILLSSKEKSLNVLTRAIIVAAPAGVITWILGNLFIGGDSVLNHMAAFFEPFAQLLGMDGFIMMAFILGLPANEIVLPILLMGYMSSGAMVDIESLGSIKDIFLSHGWTWLTALNMMLFSLLHYPCGTTLINIYKETKSLKWSILSAVIPLAIAIGVTFTVAQLARLFGWV, via the coding sequence ATGGAATCCCCGCATGTCATTAAAGGCCCCGAGTCCTTGGAATCACTCCTGGCTACAGCCAGGAAACTCGCCGACGGCGGAGCCGTCCGGGATGAGATTGTCAGCGGAATCTACAGTGTATCCGCAGGCATCTGCGGAGAGGCGGTCAGCTATCAGGACCGCAAAAGGCTGAACAGCACCTTTAAGCTGGATAATATCGTGACCTCCAAGCTATGGGGCTTCCCGATCATGCTGGCCATCCTTGGGGTGGTGTTCTGGATTACCATTGCCGGTGCCAACTATCCGTCAGGCTGGCTGGCCTCCTTCTTCGGCTGGCTGGAAGGGTACCTGACCGCCGGCTTCGAGGCCGTGCATGCCCCGGCTTGGCTGCATGGTGTGCTGGTGCTGGGATTATACCGGGGAACCTCCTGGGTCATCAGTGTCATGCTGCCGCCGATGATGATCTTTTTTCCGGTGTTTGCGCTGTTGGAGAATTTCGGTTATCTGCCGCGTGTTGCTTTTAACATGGACCGTCTGTTCAAAAAATCAGGAGGGCACGGCAAGCAGGCCCTGACCATGTCCATGGGCTTCGGCTGCAACGCTGCTGCGATCCTCTCCACACGCATTATCGAGTCGCCACGCGAGCGAATGCTCGCCATTCTGACCAATAACTTCGTGCCCTGCAACGGGCGCTGGCCGACGCTGATCCTGCTCTCCTCCCTGTTCATGGCAGGCGCGGCAACCACAGGTGCGCTCCGCACGCTGGCAACCGCCTCTGTGCTGATGGGACTCGTGCTGATCGGAATTATGGTTACGCTGACAGTCTCGTGGGTGATGTCCAAAACAGCGCTGCGTGGTGTTCCCACCCACTACACGCTGGAGCTTCCGCCCTACCGGCGGCCGCAGATCTGGAAGACCATCCTGCTCTCCTCCAAGGAGAAATCGCTGAATGTACTCACCCGCGCCATCATTGTGGCTGCGCCTGCAGGGGTGATCACCTGGATTCTCGGCAACCTGTTTATTGGCGGCGACAGTGTGCTGAATCATATGGCTGCTTTTTTCGAGCCTTTTGCCCAGCTGCTGGGGATGGATGGCTTCATCATGATGGCCTTTATTCTCGGGCTGCCTGCGAATGAGATCGTGCTGCCGATTCTGCTGATGGGTTATATGTCCTCAGGCGCGATGGTCGATATTGAAAGCCTGGGCAGCATCAAGGATATCTTCCTGAGCCATGGCTGGACTTGGTTGACCGCGCTGAATATGATGCTGTTCTCGCTGCTGCATTATCCGTGCGGCACTACGCTAATAAATATCTACAAAGAGACCAAAAGCCTCAAATGGTCGATTCTCTCCGCCGTTATCCCGCTGGCCATTGCCATCGGCGTAACGTTCACCGTCGCCCAGCTTGCCCGCCTGTTTGGCTGGGTGTGA